Proteins from a single region of Sneathiella aquimaris:
- a CDS encoding DUF4164 family protein, which produces MSWGRIVFGKTVARFLHQQGNSRIRGEEITESRIEAALQRLEKAAETLSDKPAQGLLDMRGRSDQDAELESLRSENASLRREISDLTERYQALKQRTDIVSGRLDKTIDDIGAILE; this is translated from the coding sequence TTGTCCTGGGGTCGTATTGTTTTCGGGAAAACTGTCGCACGCTTCTTGCATCAGCAGGGGAATTCCAGAATAAGGGGTGAAGAGATTACCGAATCGAGAATTGAGGCAGCGCTTCAGAGGCTGGAAAAAGCTGCAGAAACATTGTCTGACAAACCCGCTCAAGGGTTGCTGGATATGCGGGGACGTTCTGATCAGGATGCAGAGCTGGAAAGCCTGCGGTCGGAAAATGCGTCTCTTCGAAGGGAAATCAGTGATTTGACGGAGCGATATCAGGCGCTAAAGCAGCGTACGGATATTGTCTCAGGTCGACTGGACAAGACAATAGATGATATCGGCGCAATTCTGGAGTAG